The following proteins are encoded in a genomic region of Galbibacter sp. BG1:
- a CDS encoding TonB-dependent receptor, with amino-acid sequence MNLTNRLLFALCFLTITSVYCQTATITGIVLDKNNTPVPNVAVMAENSSTETNDNGFYQLVVPAEKKATITFRHISFKKIDLKLNLKKGENFEFNPVLQDQVEQIGEVIISTNNQKEIEGIQNISPEMVRTIPGANEGVENILKTLPGVNSNNELSTQYAVRGGNYDENLVYVNEIEVYRPFLIRSGQQEGMSFINTDLIQNIDFSAGGFQAKYGDKLSSVLDVTYKTPTQLMGGFNASFLGGSVFLGTASTDKRFTSLTGVRYRDNSLLVNSKDVETNYNPIFADAQTFLTYRLSGRFQLQFLGNLSLNEYDYQPRSRQTTTGTFDNPLAIRVDYQGDEEDSYKTAFGAFKGNYQLNDRVTLKFITSLFHTEEKEHYTIASRYRIGEINPEMGGLVEDFVDVGSQFEYAQNNLNATIFNLQHKGFYEKEETTVEWGIKYSYEKFDDRLDEFEAIDTTGFSNDSINFPNEWVIPPFNNIHANNNTSNNRVSGFAQWSKLTTIGEAQVWLNAGVRAQYWNISGDSIANASHFIVSPRAQFSIKPNWKKDMLFRLAVGIYQQPPFYRELRDSTGMVNPEVKAQKSYHVVFGHDYSFKMWNRPFKLISEAYYKYIDDVNPYTLENVRIRYEASNNAVAYAYGVDLRLNGEFVPGTESWVSLGYLKTEENIDDRGYIPRPTDQRLKFAVLFQDYIPSIPNVKLYLNGVYNTGVPGGSPNYADPYEYQIRLPSYKRVDMGVNYVIVDGKETTKPGHWSNKFKEIEVGFEIFNIFDIQNTITNTWVNDYYTNRQYAIPNYMTGRIFNIKAGLRF; translated from the coding sequence TTGAATTTAACCAACCGCCTGCTTTTTGCACTCTGTTTCTTGACGATAACTTCCGTTTACTGTCAGACCGCTACCATTACTGGGATTGTGCTCGATAAAAACAACACCCCTGTTCCCAATGTAGCTGTCATGGCCGAAAACAGCAGTACAGAAACCAACGATAACGGTTTTTATCAACTGGTTGTACCTGCGGAAAAGAAAGCAACCATCACCTTCCGCCATATCTCTTTTAAAAAAATAGACTTAAAGCTCAACTTAAAAAAAGGGGAGAATTTTGAATTTAATCCTGTGCTTCAAGACCAAGTGGAACAGATTGGGGAAGTAATTATTTCCACCAACAATCAAAAAGAAATTGAAGGTATACAAAATATTTCCCCTGAAATGGTACGCACCATTCCTGGTGCCAACGAGGGAGTAGAAAATATATTGAAAACACTGCCAGGTGTAAATTCCAATAATGAGCTAAGCACACAATATGCTGTGCGTGGCGGTAATTATGATGAAAACTTGGTTTATGTAAACGAAATTGAAGTATACCGGCCTTTTCTTATCCGCTCTGGGCAACAGGAAGGTATGAGCTTTATAAATACAGATTTAATACAAAATATAGACTTTTCCGCAGGTGGGTTTCAAGCCAAATACGGCGATAAACTTTCTTCCGTACTCGATGTAACCTATAAGACCCCCACTCAATTAATGGGTGGTTTTAATGCCAGTTTCCTAGGCGGTAGCGTATTTCTAGGAACAGCTTCCACAGACAAACGCTTTACCTCTTTAACCGGTGTACGCTATAGGGATAATAGCCTTTTGGTAAACAGTAAAGATGTAGAAACCAATTACAATCCCATTTTTGCGGATGCACAGACCTTTTTAACATACAGATTGTCTGGGCGGTTTCAATTGCAATTTCTTGGAAATTTATCGCTTAATGAATACGATTACCAGCCCCGAAGCAGACAAACCACCACCGGCACCTTCGATAATCCACTTGCCATCCGTGTAGATTATCAAGGAGATGAAGAAGATTCCTATAAAACAGCATTTGGGGCATTTAAGGGTAATTACCAACTGAATGACCGTGTGACCCTTAAGTTTATCACATCTCTCTTTCATACTGAAGAAAAAGAACACTACACGATAGCGTCCCGCTATCGTATTGGTGAGATTAATCCAGAGATGGGCGGTTTGGTAGAAGATTTTGTAGACGTTGGTAGTCAATTTGAATATGCTCAAAATAATTTGAACGCTACAATTTTTAACCTTCAGCATAAGGGATTTTATGAAAAAGAAGAAACAACTGTAGAATGGGGCATAAAATACAGCTACGAAAAATTTGATGACCGATTGGATGAATTCGAAGCCATCGATACTACAGGGTTTTCTAACGACAGCATAAACTTTCCAAACGAATGGGTTATTCCACCTTTTAACAACATACATGCGAATAACAACACTAGTAACAATAGAGTTTCGGGATTTGCACAATGGAGCAAACTCACCACTATTGGGGAGGCCCAAGTCTGGTTAAACGCTGGTGTAAGGGCTCAATATTGGAATATCTCTGGAGATAGCATTGCAAATGCTTCTCATTTTATTGTGAGCCCGAGAGCGCAATTTTCCATCAAACCAAACTGGAAAAAAGACATGCTTTTTAGATTGGCTGTAGGAATTTACCAACAACCTCCTTTTTATCGTGAGTTGCGGGATAGCACAGGAATGGTGAATCCAGAGGTTAAAGCTCAAAAATCCTACCACGTGGTTTTTGGACACGATTACAGCTTTAAAATGTGGAACCGCCCTTTTAAACTTATCTCGGAAGCTTATTATAAATATATTGACGATGTAAATCCATATACCCTAGAAAATGTGCGCATACGTTACGAAGCTAGCAATAATGCGGTGGCATACGCATATGGTGTCGATTTACGATTGAATGGTGAATTTGTACCCGGCACCGAATCCTGGGTTAGTTTAGGATATCTAAAAACTGAAGAGAACATCGATGACCGTGGTTACATACCAAGGCCTACAGATCAGCGGTTAAAGTTTGCAGTGCTGTTCCAAGACTATATCCCGAGTATTCCAAATGTAAAGCTCTATTTAAATGGGGTATACAATACTGGTGTGCCCGGAGGATCCCCAAATTATGCCGATCCCTACGAATACCAAATTAGGTTGCCATCATACAAACGTGTAGATATGGGCGTAAACTATGTGATCGTAGACGGAAAAGAAACTACAAAACCAGGGCATTGGAGCAACAAATTCAAAGAAATTGAGGTAGGCTTCGAGATTTTCAATATTTTTGACATCCAAAATACGATTACCAATACATGGGTAAACGATTATTACACCAACCGACAATACGCCATACCAAATTACATGACAGGAAGGATTTTTAATATTAAAGCAGGATTGAGGTTTTAA
- a CDS encoding cell division protein ZapA, with translation MKDKLKIKISIADRVYPLTVNPAQEEGLRKAAKKIDNLIKEFEQNYAVRDKQDVLAMCALQFASKVEQEGIDTNKTSEEMEERLKGLDALISQHLG, from the coding sequence ATGAAAGATAAGCTTAAAATTAAAATATCTATTGCAGATAGGGTATACCCGCTAACTGTAAATCCAGCGCAGGAAGAAGGTCTTCGTAAGGCCGCTAAAAAAATAGATAATTTAATAAAGGAATTTGAGCAGAATTATGCCGTTAGGGATAAGCAAGATGTATTGGCCATGTGTGCCTTGCAATTTGCTTCTAAGGTAGAACAAGAAGGTATTGATACTAACAAAACAAGTGAAGAGATGGAAGAGCGTTTAAAAGGTTTAGATGCTTTAATATCCCAACATTTGGGCTGA
- a CDS encoding M23 family metallopeptidase has protein sequence MRYLSLLLVLSCYFIHSQNNYPTDYFRSPLDIPIVLAGTFGELRSNHFHAGMDIKTQQREGLPVFSVADGYVSRIKVQTYGYGKAIYVTHPNGYTSVYGHLQSFSPEIQKIVKEEQYKKQSYEVEIYPTAEEFQLKKGDLIAYSGNTGGSGGPHLHFEIRDSSAKPINPLLFGYEVKDTKAPRVLGVYTYPIGEQSAVNNTTNRMELRLHKENENTFIADKIEAIGDIGLGVETYDQLDMAYNKNGAYKICTTVNGTVNFEYNFEKFSFDESRYINTLIDYPTYVDSRTRIQKCYIEPYNKLSIYKNKGDNGVIAIEEGMSYQVTLEVSDFSENTTTIIIPVEGKKQEYTKPNNNPSNGKYLLAARDNIFSVGNASVFFPANTFYFDFFIDLSEYKDGIVIHNARTPVKSNYTISMDISGLDKNNKDKLFIAHEDEHGNYYYEHTYRKGNTLSTRTRDLGKFTIAKDTVAPKIRPLNFRDGQWLSNFRYLKLKITDDLSGINSYRATINGEWILMEYEYKENSLTYDLSDIDFGDEANNLEVIVTDNVGNSTTFKAEFHRK, from the coding sequence ATGCGCTACCTGTCGTTATTACTAGTTTTATCTTGTTATTTTATACATTCCCAAAACAATTATCCAACCGATTATTTCCGGTCTCCCCTGGATATCCCTATTGTTTTAGCGGGTACTTTTGGAGAGCTACGCTCCAACCATTTTCATGCGGGAATGGATATTAAGACCCAACAAAGGGAAGGTTTGCCAGTATTTTCTGTAGCAGATGGTTATGTTTCCAGAATTAAAGTACAAACCTATGGTTATGGAAAAGCTATCTATGTTACTCACCCCAATGGATATACTTCTGTTTATGGGCATTTACAGAGTTTTTCTCCGGAAATACAAAAAATTGTAAAAGAGGAACAATATAAAAAACAATCTTACGAAGTTGAAATTTACCCAACCGCGGAAGAATTTCAGCTTAAAAAAGGAGATCTTATCGCATACAGTGGAAACACCGGAGGCAGCGGCGGCCCGCATTTACATTTTGAAATTCGGGATAGCAGTGCAAAACCTATAAACCCTTTATTATTTGGTTACGAGGTTAAAGACACTAAAGCCCCACGGGTTTTGGGAGTGTATACATATCCCATAGGGGAACAATCAGCAGTCAACAATACGACCAATCGCATGGAGTTGCGTCTACACAAAGAAAATGAAAATACCTTTATAGCTGATAAAATTGAAGCTATTGGGGATATTGGACTCGGCGTGGAAACCTACGACCAACTGGATATGGCATACAATAAAAATGGAGCCTATAAAATATGTACTACGGTGAATGGCACCGTAAATTTTGAATACAACTTCGAAAAATTTTCGTTTGACGAGAGCCGATATATTAATACTTTAATAGATTACCCAACCTATGTAGATAGCAGAACGCGAATACAAAAATGCTATATAGAACCCTACAACAAATTAAGTATCTATAAAAACAAAGGGGATAACGGTGTAATCGCCATCGAAGAAGGCATGTCTTACCAAGTTACTTTGGAAGTATCCGATTTTTCTGAAAACACAACGACCATTATCATTCCTGTGGAAGGCAAAAAACAGGAGTATACCAAACCAAATAACAATCCGAGTAACGGAAAATACTTGTTGGCTGCAAGGGATAATATCTTTTCCGTAGGGAACGCTTCTGTATTTTTTCCCGCCAATACATTTTATTTCGACTTTTTTATTGATTTGTCAGAATACAAAGACGGTATCGTAATACACAACGCCCGAACTCCCGTAAAAAGCAACTATACCATAAGCATGGATATAAGCGGTCTCGACAAAAATAATAAAGACAAACTTTTTATTGCTCACGAAGATGAACACGGAAACTATTATTATGAGCATACCTACAGAAAAGGGAACACCTTAAGCACACGAACCCGGGATTTGGGTAAATTTACGATCGCAAAAGATACCGTTGCCCCAAAAATAAGACCATTAAATTTTAGGGACGGACAGTGGCTTTCCAATTTTAGGTATTTAAAATTAAAGATTACAGACGACCTTAGTGGTATTAACTCCTACCGTGCCACCATAAATGGAGAATGGATTCTAATGGAATATGAATACAAGGAAAACAGTTTAACATACGATCTTAGCGATATCGATTTTGGTGATGAAGCCAACAATTTAGAAGTAATCGTAACAGATAATGTGGGAAATAGTACTACTTTTAAAGCCGAATTTCATAGGAAGTAA
- a CDS encoding lactonase family protein, with protein MKFLPIAVILLLITGCKENTKNTVETADPQTKNKEMEPSKKASTFYVGTYTRENGEGIYTYELTENGNLKNGKLVAKTENPSFLAFSADKNYLLAVDESKDGAVVSFKREQDTLTFISKSPSGGAHPCYIVSNKEGFVLNANYSSGTVGLHKLNDNGKLSSLLDVQKHTGKGTTDRQEGPHAHSVWLEPTQNEVIAVDLGTNELWFSKINASGNKLEPKEPQKLAMADGAGPRHMDFHPTLDMAYVFNELNNTITVLNYNDKGTYEVKNSISTLPEDFTDKSKGADIHISSDGKFLYASNRGHNSIAIFKVLDDGGLENIGYESVRGDGPRNFSFSPDENFLLVANQFTNNIVSYKRDRDSGLLTFVDEIEAPSPVCILFQ; from the coding sequence ATGAAATTTTTACCCATAGCGGTTATTTTATTGCTTATTACAGGCTGTAAGGAAAACACTAAAAATACTGTGGAGACAGCTGATCCACAAACAAAAAATAAAGAAATGGAACCATCTAAAAAAGCCTCTACTTTTTATGTAGGTACTTATACACGTGAAAATGGAGAAGGAATTTATACCTACGAATTAACCGAAAACGGAAATTTAAAGAATGGTAAACTGGTTGCGAAAACCGAAAATCCATCATTTTTAGCATTTTCCGCTGACAAAAATTATCTGTTGGCGGTAGATGAGTCTAAGGATGGGGCAGTGGTATCTTTCAAGAGAGAACAAGATACACTAACATTTATAAGTAAGAGCCCGTCAGGGGGCGCACATCCATGCTACATCGTAAGTAATAAGGAGGGTTTTGTGCTAAATGCCAATTATAGTAGTGGTACGGTTGGATTGCATAAATTGAATGATAATGGAAAACTATCGAGCTTGTTAGATGTGCAGAAGCATACGGGAAAAGGTACTACCGACAGACAGGAAGGACCTCATGCACACTCGGTGTGGCTTGAGCCTACCCAAAATGAGGTAATTGCAGTAGATTTAGGAACCAATGAGTTGTGGTTCTCTAAAATTAATGCTTCCGGGAATAAGCTGGAGCCAAAAGAACCACAAAAATTAGCAATGGCCGATGGGGCAGGGCCACGCCATATGGATTTTCATCCCACTTTAGATATGGCATATGTTTTTAACGAATTGAACAATACCATTACCGTGCTAAATTATAACGATAAAGGAACATATGAAGTAAAAAATTCAATATCTACCTTACCTGAAGATTTTACGGATAAGAGCAAAGGGGCAGATATTCATATTTCTTCAGATGGTAAATTTCTATACGCATCCAATCGGGGGCATAATTCTATTGCCATATTTAAAGTCTTGGACGATGGGGGGTTAGAAAATATTGGTTATGAGTCTGTTAGAGGTGATGGTCCAAGAAATTTTTCTTTTTCGCCAGATGAGAATTTTCTTTTGGTGGCAAACCAATTTACCAACAATATTGTTTCCTATAAAAGGGATCGGGATTCAGGATTGTTAACATTTGTAGATGAGATTGAAGCCCCGAGTCCTGTTTGTATATTGTTTCAATAA
- a CDS encoding MFS transporter codes for MAEVTNKKALLALAIGGFGIGMTEFVIMGILPDVANALNITIPQAGHFISAYALGVVVGAPLLSAVGNKFSPNKVLLYLMIWFTVFNTASAFANNYYLLLLTRFLSGLPHGAFFGIGAVVAGRLAKKGKAAKAIATMFSGLTVANVIGVPIGTYVGHHFHWSISFMIVGVIGILTLLSIHFWMPVIEKAPAKRMKDEFKLFKNLDFLGLIVLTMVGTGGFFAWYSYIAPLITEVSGLSDAIVSYAMILAGLGMVVGNFVGAKLAEIFSPLKAVVISLSVMVTVLLINSFVASSGYIVLLMTFIIGMIAFTVSTPIQMAVINSAKESEMLGSSTNHSAFNMGNASGAYLAGLPIAYGFSYTSASVVGAAMAASGVILAVSILLYRKQKAAKQKLAFQN; via the coding sequence ATGGCAGAAGTAACTAATAAAAAAGCATTACTGGCATTGGCTATAGGTGGATTCGGGATAGGGATGACGGAGTTCGTCATTATGGGAATCCTTCCAGATGTAGCTAACGCTCTTAATATAACAATACCACAGGCGGGACATTTTATCTCTGCTTATGCTTTAGGCGTTGTGGTAGGTGCACCACTGCTGAGTGCTGTTGGTAATAAATTCTCCCCCAACAAAGTACTCCTTTATCTAATGATTTGGTTTACGGTATTCAATACCGCTTCGGCCTTTGCTAATAATTATTACCTTCTTTTACTTACCAGGTTTTTATCAGGATTACCACACGGTGCTTTTTTTGGCATCGGGGCCGTGGTGGCAGGTCGCTTGGCAAAAAAAGGAAAAGCAGCAAAAGCCATTGCAACTATGTTTTCTGGACTTACCGTTGCCAATGTAATAGGGGTTCCAATCGGTACTTATGTTGGACACCATTTTCATTGGAGTATTTCCTTTATGATTGTAGGGGTTATTGGAATATTAACTCTTTTAAGTATTCATTTTTGGATGCCAGTAATTGAAAAAGCTCCAGCAAAGCGAATGAAAGATGAATTTAAACTGTTTAAAAACCTTGATTTTTTAGGACTTATCGTACTAACCATGGTGGGTACCGGAGGTTTTTTTGCATGGTATAGCTACATAGCACCGCTAATTACAGAAGTTTCAGGTTTAAGTGATGCTATTGTAAGTTATGCTATGATACTTGCCGGATTAGGAATGGTAGTTGGTAATTTTGTGGGGGCGAAGTTGGCTGAAATATTTTCTCCCTTAAAAGCAGTTGTAATTAGCTTATCGGTAATGGTAACGGTTTTACTTATAAATAGCTTTGTTGCATCCAGTGGTTATATAGTGCTATTAATGACCTTTATAATTGGGATGATTGCCTTTACCGTATCTACGCCCATTCAAATGGCAGTGATAAATAGTGCCAAAGAATCAGAAATGTTGGGGTCTTCTACCAATCACAGTGCTTTTAACATGGGGAATGCTTCTGGGGCATATTTGGCGGGGTTACCCATTGCGTACGGTTTTAGTTATACCTCTGCGAGTGTTGTGGGTGCAGCCATGGCAGCTAGCGGTGTGATCTTGGCGGTAAGTATATTACTCTACAGAAAACAAAAGGCAGCCAAGCAAAAGTTGGCTTTTCAAAATTGA
- the rny gene encoding ribonuclease Y has translation MDNTLLIIVGVVGIIVGFLIAKVLEKKNATKLISGAKREAQKILKEAKTEGESIKKDKILQAKEKFLELKAEHEKVIVSKDKKIAEAEKRTRDKESQVSNELAKNKKLSAEIEAKSKDYDYRLEFLDKKQNEIEKLHKSQIEQLEVISGLSADEARSQLVESLKSDAKSDAMAFIQNTMEEAKLTAQQEAKKVIVNTIQRIGTEEAIDNCVSVFNLESDDVKGRIIGREGRNIRALESATGVEIIVDDTPEAIILSCFDSVRREIARLSLHRLVTDGRIHPARIEEVVKKTKKQIEEEIIEVGKRTVIDLGIHGLHPELIKAVGRMKYRSSYGQNLLQHSREVAKLCSVMAAELGINAKMAKRAGLLHDIGKVPETEMETPHAILGMEWAEKYGEKPDVCNAIGAHHDEIEMKSLLAPIVQVCDAISGARPGARRQVLDSYIQRLKDLEEIAFGFTGVKKAYAIQAGRELRVIVESEKVSDDKASELSFEISQKIQTDMTYPGQVKITVIRETRAVNIAK, from the coding sequence ATGGACAATACACTATTGATAATAGTTGGAGTAGTGGGGATAATAGTTGGTTTTTTAATAGCCAAAGTGCTCGAAAAAAAGAACGCTACCAAATTAATCTCCGGAGCAAAAAGAGAAGCTCAAAAGATATTAAAAGAAGCCAAAACAGAAGGGGAAAGTATTAAAAAAGATAAAATACTACAGGCGAAGGAAAAGTTTCTTGAATTAAAAGCAGAACACGAAAAGGTTATCGTTTCTAAAGATAAAAAGATAGCCGAGGCCGAAAAAAGAACCCGTGATAAAGAATCGCAAGTTTCCAACGAACTTGCAAAGAACAAAAAACTGAGCGCAGAAATTGAAGCGAAAAGCAAAGATTACGATTACCGCTTGGAGTTTTTGGATAAAAAACAAAATGAAATTGAAAAACTTCATAAGAGCCAAATAGAGCAATTAGAAGTAATTTCAGGGTTATCGGCAGACGAAGCCAGATCTCAATTGGTAGAGTCTTTAAAGTCTGATGCTAAAAGCGACGCCATGGCTTTCATCCAGAATACCATGGAAGAAGCTAAATTAACTGCACAGCAGGAAGCCAAAAAAGTCATTGTTAACACTATTCAACGTATCGGTACCGAGGAAGCTATTGATAATTGCGTTTCTGTATTCAATTTAGAGTCAGACGATGTTAAAGGACGAATTATCGGTCGCGAAGGACGAAATATTCGTGCGTTGGAATCAGCTACAGGGGTAGAGATTATTGTAGACGATACTCCAGAAGCTATTATTCTTTCTTGTTTTGACTCTGTTCGTCGTGAGATTGCCCGATTGTCTTTACACCGTTTGGTGACCGACGGACGTATTCATCCAGCGCGAATTGAAGAAGTGGTTAAGAAAACCAAGAAGCAGATTGAAGAGGAGATTATAGAAGTAGGTAAACGTACGGTTATCGATCTTGGAATTCACGGTCTGCATCCAGAACTTATTAAAGCTGTGGGTAGAATGAAGTACCGTTCTTCATACGGTCAAAACCTACTGCAACACTCCAGGGAGGTAGCCAAGCTTTGTAGCGTAATGGCAGCCGAATTGGGGATTAACGCAAAAATGGCAAAAAGAGCCGGACTTTTACACGATATCGGTAAAGTTCCAGAAACCGAAATGGAAACACCACATGCTATTCTAGGTATGGAGTGGGCAGAAAAATATGGTGAAAAACCAGATGTTTGCAATGCCATTGGTGCCCACCACGATGAAATTGAGATGAAATCCTTGCTGGCTCCAATTGTACAGGTTTGCGATGCCATTAGTGGTGCAAGGCCCGGTGCAAGACGCCAAGTGTTGGATTCCTATATCCAAAGATTAAAAGACCTTGAGGAAATAGCTTTTGGTTTTACTGGGGTTAAGAAAGCATATGCGATACAAGCAGGAAGGGAATTAAGGGTTATTGTGGAAAGCGAGAAGGTTTCCGATGATAAGGCTTCAGAATTGTCTTTTGAGATTTCGCAAAAAATCCAAACGGATATGACCTATCCCGGACAGGTAAAAATTACTGTAATTAGGGAGACTAGGGCTGTAAATATTGCCAAATAG
- a CDS encoding ATP-binding cassette domain-containing protein gives MLAQNKRVVLEQVSYSINGHSILNTINLDIKKGESLAVIGNSGSGKTTLANLLVGKKALTDGKLVNNLKSVLVPQQDEFSELAGFGSNYYSKRYEFHEYEKQLTVDSLLKNKVEAEELNSLALKSIFKTLEIDSLRPKNLLSLSNGERKRLQIALALLQKPEFLILDQPFVGLDVSFRKKLTRYLQELQQDGISIFIICSANEIPPFVTNIVVLERGKLSAFNASEENKNRRTTFNASLEVDSLLENTSENYKTIVEMKRVNVAMKGKPILSDINWIIKPGENWALLGHNGAGKSTLLSLITADNPQGYNNHLVLFDKQRGSGESIWDIKQKIGYLSPELHLYFMRGKGVRHTVPGITSQAGNYSKLTFLDVLISGYQDEIGTVSKATKHQEEIALKWLKMVRLDSMQNALFVHASLGEQRVLLLLRALIKNPPLLILDEPCQGMDTDQISYFKSLLNHICETDKVTLVYVSHKKEEIPNCVNKILTLENGNVV, from the coding sequence ATGCTAGCACAAAACAAAAGAGTAGTTCTAGAACAGGTATCTTATAGTATAAACGGACATTCTATATTAAATACCATTAATTTGGATATTAAAAAAGGGGAGTCTCTGGCCGTTATTGGCAATTCTGGTAGCGGAAAAACTACATTGGCAAACTTACTGGTAGGTAAAAAAGCACTGACAGATGGAAAGTTAGTGAACAATTTAAAATCAGTTTTGGTGCCTCAGCAAGATGAGTTTAGTGAGCTTGCCGGTTTTGGAAGCAATTATTATAGCAAACGATATGAATTTCACGAGTATGAAAAACAGCTTACGGTCGATTCTTTGCTTAAGAATAAGGTAGAGGCAGAAGAATTGAATTCATTAGCCTTAAAAAGTATTTTCAAGACTCTGGAAATAGATTCATTGCGTCCTAAAAACCTGCTGTCGTTGAGCAATGGAGAACGTAAAAGGCTACAGATAGCTTTAGCGCTTTTGCAAAAACCCGAATTCCTAATATTGGATCAACCATTTGTAGGATTGGATGTTTCTTTTCGAAAAAAACTAACCCGATATCTTCAAGAACTGCAGCAGGATGGAATTTCCATCTTTATTATTTGTAGTGCGAATGAAATTCCGCCATTTGTAACAAATATTGTCGTTTTGGAAAGAGGAAAACTAAGCGCCTTCAATGCTTCAGAAGAAAACAAAAACCGCCGTACAACTTTTAACGCCTCCTTGGAGGTCGATTCTTTATTAGAAAACACTTCAGAGAACTATAAAACTATAGTGGAAATGAAGCGAGTGAATGTTGCAATGAAGGGAAAGCCTATTTTATCGGATATAAATTGGATCATCAAACCAGGGGAAAATTGGGCGCTTTTAGGGCATAATGGAGCTGGTAAATCGACCTTATTAAGTTTAATAACAGCAGATAATCCTCAAGGTTATAACAACCATTTGGTTTTATTCGATAAGCAGCGGGGGAGTGGTGAAAGTATTTGGGATATTAAACAGAAAATAGGGTACTTGTCGCCAGAGCTTCATCTTTATTTTATGCGTGGTAAAGGGGTGCGGCACACGGTTCCTGGGATTACTTCGCAAGCAGGGAATTATAGTAAGTTAACTTTTTTGGATGTATTGATTTCAGGTTATCAAGATGAAATAGGTACCGTTTCCAAAGCGACCAAACATCAAGAGGAAATTGCCTTAAAATGGTTGAAAATGGTGCGCTTGGATTCCATGCAGAATGCATTGTTTGTGCATGCTTCTTTAGGGGAGCAGCGGGTTTTATTATTGTTAAGGGCCTTAATTAAAAATCCGCCTTTGCTTATTTTAGATGAACCCTGCCAAGGAATGGATACAGATCAAATATCGTACTTTAAAAGCTTACTAAACCACATCTGTGAAACCGATAAAGTTACATTGGTATATGTTTCGCACAAGAAGGAAGAGATTCCCAATTGTGTTAATAAAATACTTACTTTAGAAAATGGAAATGTTGTTTAA
- a CDS encoding CsbD family protein yields the protein MNTKELEGKWNQIKGKVKQKYGNVTDDDLTYSEGKFDEMLGRVQEKTGKTKEELRDELGKL from the coding sequence ATGAATACTAAAGAATTAGAAGGAAAGTGGAATCAAATTAAAGGAAAAGTAAAACAGAAGTATGGTAATGTTACCGACGACGACCTTACCTATTCTGAAGGAAAATTTGATGAAATGTTAGGTAGAGTTCAAGAAAAAACGGGTAAAACCAAAGAAGAACTCCGTGATGAATTAGGAAAACTGTAA